ATCTGTGCAGACATATACTACATACGTGCGTTATTCTTGAttttaattgattaaaaaaaaccaacctgCAAGGGAAATGAGCATTTGGCCAAGGCTGGCACCGATTGTATATCCAGCCAGCATGGCACTGCGCAGGTAGCCAGTGGCTCGTTGATAATGCTCAACTGGAATCACACTGTAAATGTAAGAGAAGTAGGCCACTTCTGTAGAGGTCACTACTGCGTAGTTTACCTAGTAATAAGACAGTTTTAACTCTGATTAGGTTTACATGTTGGTCGGTCACGTTGTTGTGTTTATCATGCATACACATTGAAATCATGTTCTCTCTTCATTTTTGGAAGAATGGTCTTAAACTGACCTGGAGGAAGGTCATAGCAGCCAGACCTGGGgcaaagcagagcagcagatagTTGGTCACGAGAAAAAGCCCCTGTAGTGTAATGATGGGCTTGTACCTCAGGAAGTCAGTGAGAAGGAAAACAGGGAATAGGAAAGCCAGGTAAGAATATGTCCATATTGGAAATAGGTAGTTGGTCACCTGTGAGGAAACAGtaaacaacacagaacacagtTGCTGATCAATTCAGATACAGACATCCATATCTTGTTTACTAGTACAGAAAGTACTAAGTCTGTCTTCAGTGGCATGAAATAAAGATAATGTGGTGACTTGTTAAATACAGATAAGCACAGATTACCTTTATGTGTACATCTTGagataatgtgtgtgtttgcggtcCTTACCACTTCTTCAGAGATGTTCTTGTGCGGTCCAATTAGATATGGTGTCAGGAAGGGCTCTGCCACTCTGCAGTTGGCAAAAAAGCCATAGAGTGACAGGACTGCTGTGGGATAAACCCACCCAGACGACTTGAGTGTGGTCCAGCACCCCATGCTAAAATCACAGAGGGAATTCTGAAGGTTTTgcttggtttactgtagttccTCCAGTCCAAAATCAGAACTTGACTTCCCTAAGTGCTCTGAAGCTCCTTGAGGTATCAGTGCTCATCAGTAGCttgaatacacacacataatctTTACGATCAGCACGTGGTTTTGCCACACTTTAATGGCAATAGACTTTGaccttttcagaaaaaaaaacggctCAACTCCAAGTGATGGAATAAACAGGCAATCAGCTGTTAAAGTGTAatgaatttattgtttttggtttttgacaGATTGATTGTGTAATATGAAGGGAGAGCCGCCTGTAAATAGCATCAAGTTGACAACAAATCGCCAAGTAACTGCACATGAGAAAATTGGAATTAGTTacacaaaataagaaaagaaaacgaaaaTAAGAGCACAAATCATGACACTTGTCATATCTCCCACTGGGTCCATAGATATGAGTTTGGATTGTGCAATCTCAAGAAATACAGACACACTAAGGCACAatacagaaataataaaaagataTTTTGTCATATTAGCACCAGAATGACCATTCCCCTCGGAGGTTGGGGATCTTTCTTGAAATAATCTGTTCAAAATCAATatctgtcttcattttttttctacttatCTAGTGTAACTTGGTACTTGTTTAtatcaagacttttttttcacacattataTCATGTCTTGTTCTTAAAATTAAACTTTGAATTATTTCGTgtattcatttgtgtttctaAGGCGCATGCGCGTCCCCGGTGGGTCTCTTGGTTGTCATGGCAGCGGCTTGTTGACATGTGACGAGAGCTGAGCTGGAAAAGCGACAGCATGAAACTGAAGCGGTTTTATCTGAGATATTATCCACCAGGTAACGCGGAGAGATTATTCTAAACTCGAACGTTCAAAACTTTCTGCGCGCTCTTTCAGCCGTGACGTCATCTATAATCTCGTTGAAAAGTTACACAAGTgcgtctgtttgttttctgtgaaagtttttcctcttgtttcgctcattgttttcttttcaggcaTTATCCTGGAATATGAGAAAGGAGGTGATTTGAGAACCAAATCAATCGATCTTTTGGATTTGACTACACAGTGCGTGAGTTTGATCTGCCTAAATCCGGGTATTTCAAAGTCACATTTCCTCCAAATTGTTACGTTTGAGACAGATATTTGTGTCTTGGATTATATTTTAGACAATTTTCTTAGTTTCTATTTGATAACAATTGATTAAAAATGATATGAAACTTTTAGATTTTCTCTAatcatttatgtatttatgcatttatgtatttatgtatgtatttatttatttagtcatttttttcatgtatcgATATTGGCTTCCTTTTAGATCAGATCCAGATGAGATGGTGACAGAAATCAGGCTGTCAGAGCCTCTGATCACTGAATCAAGGGCTGAGCAGGTCAAACAGCTGGTCCTTAGACTCCAGCAGAAACTGGGCCAGCAGGACCACCACCGATTCTGTTTCTGCAAGGtcagaaaccacacacactttcagatgATTTCACATTGATAAACCCTTATATATGAGAaccattcacccattcattcattcactagGCCACTAATATCAGTGTGATTATTCCTGTTCTGTTGCATATTCATCTGTACAGTATTTTGCTTAAACTGTCTCTTTACTCTGTCATTAAATGTTCTCACTAGAAGCTGAAAAAAGAATCATTAATGCTGTTACGGTTCAAATCTGTAGTATATGAACAGTTGAATACAGTACATCTGTGTCACTGAAGTCCAATGTGCACCAAAGTGTTGCAAGATGAGGTACTACATTGATACAGGTTCATTTTTACCTGTAGTTGAAATGACCTGTAAAAAAGAAGTGTCAGACTCACTGTCAGGTAATCATAGCAGTATATTAACTCCCCGATTTCATGAATCTCATTTAGATCTGTGGAAATGAGGCAGTTTAAGAGGTGAAATTAAATAGTCAGTGCTTGAAAGAGGCACTAGAGAGCAGCAGTGGTTTGGTTACTAAGGACCAGAATTAGTCTCCAGCCTAGATTTTAATGAGGTGATCCAGAAATACATGCTCATTGTTAGGTAGAGGTCAGGGTTCACAACATGACAAGAGATTAGAAAGTATTGATCTATGTTGTCTGTCGAtacaaaattattttttattttatagcCAGGATAATGTATACACATCTGGTCACTGTGTGTAtagaaataaaaaggaaaattttTAGGGTGAATGAAGTCTAAAACTTAACAGTTTTGAAAGTTCTATTGACTCATAATCTTTGgtgtgttttccaggagctTAAGGCTCACATCCTGCCTCTGACAAACATTGCCTTTAACAAATCTGGATCAAGGTAAGTTTTGGGAGAGAGGTCTGGCTCTCTGGAGATTATAAAGTAAAGTGTGTTTTGCTGCATTGTGTCCTCTTTGCCACACTGTGCAGGTTTATCACGGGAAGTTATGACAGAACATGCAGAATTTGGGACACGGCTTCGGGCACAGAGCTGCGCACGCTGGAGGGCCACAGAAACGTTGTGTATGCGATTGCATTCAACAACCCCTATGGGTAATGAGCCGTTCCAGCAGCACTTTCACAGCATATTAGAATTAATTTGCTCTATTTGGTATTCAAAAGGAGGGTTTTAATCTCAAAACTGACTATTAACTTgcctttttcctcttcattaaACTTAGAGACAAGATTGCTTCCGGCTCTTTTGATAAGACCTGCAAACTGTGGTGTGCAGAGACGGGcaaatgttttcacacttttcacGGGCACACGGCAGAAATAGTACGTGTGATTATTTGTCCTTTGACAGTTTACATCTAATACACACTATAGAATATACTCACTAttgtgcatcattttttttatagCAGCACATCAAATAGTTCAGTAGTTTTAAACTGCATATTGATATAAAAATACATCAAGCACATAAATAAAAGAGCATTTATGTGTTGTGTAGGTGTGCCTGGCATTCAACCCCCAGAGTACCCTGGTGGCTACAGGCAGCATGGACGCCACTGCCAAGCTGTGGGACGTGAAGAGTGGGGAGGAGGTGGCAACTCTGAGTGTGAGTTGTTTTTGACCTGCTCTATTCCGCTGCCTCTCTCACTTTCTGGCATTGTTACTCACAGGCATTCATTTATTATGCTTTGATTaacttttaattaatttaaagaGTCATTATCCCTGAATTAAATTGCTGTTGATAGCCAGCATTTTACCACTTCACATGTCCACAAGTCTGTAGGGGAATATATAGCTGTAACTCTCTATAATAAGGTGCTGATAACCTTCTCTTTGGGGAATAGCGAGGCCTCTTTGATGTGCAGATAACACGTGGGTCCATGGTGGGACTGGTGCGGCGTCAGCGTCTCTCTCTTCATTTACTGTTCCTTCAAAACTTCACACTATAAAGGCTCCGTCATGTTGGCAGCCGTCTAACAAGGACTAAATCTGAAGTCTAAACTGGGACACCTTTCTGCATTTTGATTATGTCTTTACAGTTGACAAATATGTCAAATATGGAGTCCTTCTCTATACAGGGGACCGAATAGGAATATAAAGGTTAAATTGTTCAAGTCAATTCTTTATGTTCTTTGGGGAGGTTTTATGTCTGGACATGCTTGTTCACACAGTTATAAACAgctttgttgattttgtttttctgtgagttTGCTGATGGAACCAGTTCAGACTGCTTCTTGCATGTTGGCCTTAGTGAGCATCAGTTGCAGCCCCCTTTGGCTTGGACATGAATAGAGagggtaaaaaaacaaatggatgGAGTCCAATAGCTGTTCTGTGATGTGCAAATCTGAACACACAATAACTATATTTGTCTGGTGTTACTAGGGTTAAATTAAACCAACCGGCACCTgcacatttttgtcatttttgtacagCCGCCCGTTCATTTCCACCACTGGACTTGTCTACCATGCACTGTATTTTCAGAGGTTTGGGTTTGGTTTGTGAAATCCTCTGCCTCGCGacatggaaatggaaaatgaatATCAGAGGCATGTTGTGGTTCTTTTCTGGCATCCTTTCGTCAAatttcatgcagtttttttttggaatcCTGCTGACAAACCAGACAGAAAGTCTAACCTTTGTGGTGAAGgtaataaataaactttgaatgtgggaaacagagaaagagagagagaaaatgagctACCATAAGAAAGTGAGACTGCACAGGAcaatgttttgtcttttatcCCCTCCAGGGTCATACGGCAGAGGTCCTCTCGTTGTGCTTTGACACGGTGGGCAGTCAGCTGGTCACAGGCTCCTTCGACCACACAGTTGCAATATGGGACGTCGCTTCAGGGAGGTCAGACTCCATTTTCCCCGTTGCTTTATTTGGCTTGATGAGTGCATGTCTTTGTCACGTGGTGTACGTACAATATGACACACCAATTCTGCACAGCTGATTATTTGCTCACCTTTTCTGCGTGTTTTCCTCAGGCGCGTTCGCACCCTGATTGGCCATGTAGGAGAAATCAGTAATGTTCAATTTAACTGGGATTGCTCTCTCATAGTCTCTGGATCCATTGACAAAACCTGCAAGGTGAGCTATAATCAGTCCAGTGActtaaaaacttgtttttatttggcctttgtggtatttttttccactctggATTTCTTTATAGGCTGAGAAGCATGCCTTTGAAAAAGCTGGAGCGATCCAGCATTACCTCCATCTGCAAGCTGTTTCCAGCATATACACATTCAAGACGGATGACTCCTGTCATTTAAATTTGCTCGCTTTCATTTCTCACATCCCATCTCTTCCccacctcctgtctctcaggTCTCCATCATTTCAGGAGCAAAATTTTTAATCCCGATTCTTTAATTATACCAAGATGAGTCACGCTTATAAGAATTTTCCACCTCACTGCTTCCCCCAAGGGGAGGTCACTAAAGTAATATCACTTCAGACAGCAAGCACACTTCATCAGGCTGTATTTCCATGCGCTTGTGTCTTCCCTGGTcttgaatgtgtgtgattgcaGCTCTGGCACATGTATGTTTCTGTGATATCTGTGCATGCTGTTTTTCTCAGTTATGGGAGGCGGTCAGTGGAAAGTGTTTGGCGACCCTGGTCGGACACAAGGAAGAGGTGTTGGATGTGTGTTTTGATTTAAGCGGACAGTTTGTTGCGACTGCCTCTGCCGAGGGTAAGATAATAATCCATAAAACAGATCACGTTTCTTGAGAAGTTACCGTTTCACTCTTGGGATGGCTGTGGCTCGTCTGTTAGAGTCGATTATTTTACAGTCCCGGGGTGGGAGGGGTGATCCCTTTCAGACTGCTGAAGCAATTTGCTTCATAAGTTAAGACAATTTAGACTtataaaaatgacataaaaatgtTCTCAATCCTTGTTTCAGTTATTGATTAATTACTTGTTGAAGTTTCTgccacaaaaacaacattttcagagtgagaagtggtgtgtgtgttctaaaaACCTTGgtgatttctctctcttttaggTACAGCGCGAGTTTTCAGTACAGCCACACACAAGTGTCTCGTGAAGTTGGAGGGCCATGAAGGAGAGATCTCTAAGGTAATTCATATAACCTTAAGCGTGCATCTACAGGGAATGTTATACCACTAAAGTAACATTCATTCAGAGGTTAATATTTCACTGACCTTTACAATTCAggatgaaaggttttttttcctcaccatCTACTATAAACTAAAAGAGCAGTATTTTAGAATTTGACCCTGAATCCCTCCTTTTTACAATGACTCTAAATAACCTAGCTTTCCATCAGTGGTTCCAGTTGGCACACGTTAACCTGAACAGTCCCTCAAATCATGGATTAAAGAGACTCAGGAGCATTTTAAAAGTGTTCTTTCTGATGCCGTCAGACGCTGCGGGGCTGAACGCAGAAGGGAAAAGGACAAACTACAGGTATCTCTTAAAAACACCGAGGGACGGCTGGCGCTGTTATCAGACCACTGTGAGAGATGACAAGAGAAAAGATTTTGCACTTATTCTCTGAATTTGTCACAGCCTCACATGTTGTTAGACTATTGAGTCGCTCCATAATGCTCTACAGAGGGTACGCCGTGAATCCTCATGACCTGTTTGTGAAACTTTAAGCTGTTTGTGGAAGAAGTTGCTGTCAACAGATCTCTAATTTCACCTCCTGTGCCTGATCCTTCATCCCTCGCTCTGCTGTCTTGGACCAGCTTGAGCCTGTTCCTCTAACTCTCCGACTGAAGATCATTGTTTGTCCAAAACTCTCAGTTTCCCCAAACGGTGCCATTCCCCCTCGACTCTTCAGaggtttttttccactgtcagGCCATCTGTTCTGGCAGTTGTCAAGAGTACTCTATCTTCAGGTGCGCTCCCTAAAGGTTTCAAACATGCGACAGTGCAGCCTCTGATTCAAAAAACCAGGCTTGGACGCCACAGTCCTCTCTAATTTTTGACCCATTTCcaaaattgcttaaaaataCCTGAAAAGGCAGTCCACTGTCATATGACGGCCTTTTTGGGGGAACAGAATATCCTTGAGGTTTTCCAATCTTGttttaaatggttttaaaaTTCTGCATATCACTGGGTGTTCCACGCTGTCTCCCATCGTCTGCTGGGATCATCTTGAATAAAGCAAAATTCTGACTCATAAACAAGTGATATTGTCACTATAGGAGCCACATGTACAAGCTGTGGTTTGACTGTAGATGAGACTGTTACAGAACAGTAATGTTGAATTTTCAAGGCTTGAGATCGGATACTTCTGTTTATCTACTTTTATAGGTTCATGGTTCAGAGTTTAATGTTGAAACACAGTAACTGGAGTCCCTCGGTGTGTTCTGTGTCACATGTGAACAGGGTCCAACTTTGTGTTATTGCTCAACACATTTTACACTATTAAAACTAATCCCAGATCCTTGTTAAGAATTGTGAAGCCTCTGCATAATATCCTGCTATTAGCAGAGTTTGTTTGGCCCCACGctgacctttttcttttttttttaaatgattttaggCATTGACTGTTTGTCAGGTGTAACACTCTGCGCAGATGGCTCTCCTACAGGCTCCGGCTCAGAGGGTTCCTCTGTATGTGtttactgaaacacatcagACAGTAATAAATAGGCTGGATGGAGGATGATTCCAGGGGATTATGACACTAATCTCCCCCTAACAGGACatttctccccctccctcccctccatcctTCTCCACCATTTTTCTTCACTGACTTCTTCCATTTTTGTATCTTTCCCAGTaagctttttattttgtatttgttttttgggAGGGGCTCTCTTCTACCTTTTGAAATCTAgttttttccctcttcctcttttatGGAAATATAAATGATAAGCTGTCAATAACAAACCGTTTCCTGGATGCATTTTTCGATGTGAATTCTGGTGTGCATAAGAATATCTACACATTTTCAGGCCCTCTTTATTTTTGAACGCCGATGCTTGTACAATGAATCCTTTCCACATTGGGGGTTTTCCGGGGGTTTCCACAGTGAACCTTCTCCCTCCGTTACTCTCCGTCTCCATCTTCTCTTTCCTCACACCAGTtacctgcatgttctcccacaCTGCATCCATAAGCTCCCTAAAGATCTGGTAACTCCACCCTGAGCATCCTGTTACCTACAGTCTACCATCTCTCCTGCATGCCGTACATCTCAactttatcttcatcttgtctCTTCTACTTTGGCTCAAAGCAGCAGAGCTGTCTCTCCgatgtattgatttttttaaactcctcATTCTGCTCACTCCCGAAATCCTAGTTTT
The sequence above is a segment of the Salarias fasciatus chromosome 14, fSalaFa1.1, whole genome shotgun sequence genome. Coding sequences within it:
- the daw1 gene encoding dynein assembly factor with WD repeat domains 1, which translates into the protein MKLKRFYLRYYPPGIILEYEKGGDLRTKSIDLLDLTTQSDPDEMVTEIRLSEPLITESRAEQVKQLVLRLQQKLGQQDHHRFCFCKELKAHILPLTNIAFNKSGSRFITGSYDRTCRIWDTASGTELRTLEGHRNVVYAIAFNNPYGDKIASGSFDKTCKLWCAETGKCFHTFHGHTAEIVCLAFNPQSTLVATGSMDATAKLWDVKSGEEVATLSGHTAEVLSLCFDTVGSQLVTGSFDHTVAIWDVASGRRVRTLIGHVGEISNVQFNWDCSLIVSGSIDKTCKLWEAVSGKCLATLVGHKEEVLDVCFDLSGQFVATASAEGTARVFSTATHKCLVKLEGHEGEISKICFSPQGTRVLTASADKTARLWDARSGACLQVLEGHTDEIFSCVFNYEGDTIITGSKDNTCRIWY